The genomic window CGTTCTGCTTCTCCTGCGGCAACCCGCCGCCCTGCCCTGCTCGATGCGGCCGGCCTGCGCCGTGCGTTGATCGACGCGGTTCGCAAGCTGTCGCCGCTGCATCTGCTGCACAACCCGGTGATGGCGGTGGTGATGGCCGGCACCGTGCTGGCGCTGATCGTCACCCTCAGCGGCAACGCGCCGCTGGGCTTCGGCCTGGCCGTCACCGCGATCCTGCTGGTGACGGTGCTGTTCGGCAATTTCGCCGAAGCGGTGGCCGAAGCACGTGGCCGTGGCCAGGCGGCGTCGCTGCGGCGTGCACGCCAGGACCTGGTCGCGCGGCGTGTCGCCACGCCGCTGCAGGGCGCCGCCGAAAGCCGCATCCCCGCTGCGGAGCTGAGCCCGGGTGATTACGTGATCGTCAGTGCCGGTGAGTTCGTACCGGCCGATGGCGAGATCGTGCGTGGCCTGGCCACCATCAACGAGGCCGCGGTCACCGGCGAATCGGCACCGGTGCTGCGCGAGGCCGATACCGACCGCTCCGGCGTGATCGGCGGCACCAAGGTGCTGTCCGACGAGATCATCGTGCGGGTCAGCGCCGAGCCGGGCCATAGCTTCCTCGACCGCATGATCGCCTTGGTGGAAGGTGCCAACCGGCAGAAGACGCCGAACGAGATCGCGTTAACCCTGTTGCTGGCGGCGATGTCGCTGACCTTCCTGGTGGTGGTGGCGACGCTGCCGGCGATTGCAGGCTTTGTCGGCGTCAGCGTCGATCCGCTGCTGCTGATCGCACTGCTGGTATGCCTGATCCCGACCACCATCGGCGGCCTGCTGCCGGCCATCGGCATCGCCGGCATGAACCGTGCGCTGTCGGCCAATGTGCTGGCCAAATCCGGCAAGGCCGTGGAAGTGGCTGGCGACGTTGACGTGCTGCTGCTCGACAAGACCGGCACCATCACCTACGGCGACCGCCAGGCCACACACTTCCATCCGCTGGCCGGCATCGATGCTGCGCAGCTGCGTGAAGCATCGCTGTTGTCGTCCCTGGCCGACCCAACCCCGGAAGGCAAATCCATCGTGCGTCTGGCCCGCGAGCAGGCCTGCACCACAGCCGAGCCTGAAAAAGCGGAGTATTTAGGCTTCACCGCGCAAACCCGCATGTCCGGCGTCGACCTCGACAACGGCCGCAGCATCCGCAAGGGCGCTGCCGATGCCATCACCGCGCATGTGCTGGCGTTGGGTGGCACGGTACCGAACAAGCTGCAGGCGAGGGTGGATCAGGTGGCCCGCGGTGGTGCCACGCCGCTGGTGGTCAGCGAAGGCCGGCACGTGCTCGGTGTGGTGGAGTTGGCCGACGTGGTCAAGCACGGCATGCGCGAGAAGTTCGCCCAGCTGCGGGCGATGGGCATCCGCACGGTGATGATCACCGGCGACAACCCGCTCACCGCCGCCGCCATTGCCGCCGAAGCCGGCGTCGATGACTACATCGCCCAGGCCCGGCCCGAGGACAAGCTGGCGCGCATCCGTGCCGAGCAGGCCGGCGGCCGGCTGGTGGCGATGGTCGGCGACGGCACCAACGACGCGCCGGCGCTGGCCCAGGCCGACATCGGCCTGGCGATGAACTCCGGCACGCAGGCAGCCAAGGAGGCCGGCAACATGGTCGATCTGGATTCGGATCCGGCCAAGCTGCTGGCGGTGGTGGAAGTGGGCAAGCAGCAGCTGATCACCCGCGGCGCGCTGACCACCTTCTCGCTGGCCAATGACGTGTCCAAGTACTTCGCGATCCTGCCGGCATTGTTCGCCGCCAGCATCCCGTCGATGGCGGCCTTGAACGTGATGCAGCTGTCGAGCCCGCGCAATGCGGTGCTGGCGGCGCTGATCTTCAACGCGCTGGTGATCCCGGCGCTGATCCCGCTGGCCCTGCGTGGCGTGCGCTTCCGTCCGGCCACCGCCACCGCGCTGCTGCGGCGGAACATGCTGGTGTACGGATTGGGCGGCGTACTGCTGCCGTTTGCGGCCATCAAGGCCATCGACCTTCTGCTTGCTCTGGTATTTGGCGCATGAACACTTCACTCACGTCTTCCCGTCGTACCGGCAACCCGCTGTGGCGGCCGGCCATTGGCCTGTCGCTGTTCGGCCTGTTCGGCAGCGGCCTGGTCTATGCGGTGCTGGCAACCGGCATCTCCGGCTCACTGTTTCCGGCGCAGGCCGATGGCAGCCTGATCCGCGATGCCGATGGACAGGTGCGTGGCTCGCTGTATCTGGCCCAGCCCTTCGCCGGCGACGGCTACTTCCAGACCCGTCCTTCGGCGGCCAACTACGATCCGATGGCGGCCGCCGGCAGCAATATGGCGCGCAGCAACCCGGACTTGATCAAGCGCGTGAGCGAAGCCACCGCCGCCGTTGCCGCGCGCGAGAAGATCGATCCGGCCAAGGTGCCGGGCGATCTGGTCACGCAGTCGGCCAGCGGCCTGGATCCGGAGCTGTCGCCGGCCGCCGTGCAGGTGCAGGTGGCACGTGTAGCCAGCGCGCGCGGCTGGCCCGAGGCGCGCGTGCAGGCCTTGGTCGATGCGCAGCTGCAGGACCGCCAATGGGGCGTGTTCGGCCAGCCGCGCATCAACGTCATCGCCCTCAACCGGGCGCTGGATCAGGCCACGCATGCGCGTTGATGCGGACTGCGCCTGCGACAGCGCACAATCGCCGCCATGAACGACTCCCGTAGCCGCCAGGCCGATGCCCTGGCAGGCGCCCTGCAACGCGACGCCGGCGGCAAACTGACCGTCTTCCTTGGCGCTGCGCCGGGCGTGGGCAAGACCTACAGCATGCTCACCCGCGCCCAGGAGCAGCTGCGGCGCGGCGTGGACGTGATGGCGGCGGTGGTTGAAACCCACGGCCGCAGCGATACCGCCGCGCTGCTCGACGGCCTGCCGCGCGTCGCCCTGCGCACGCAGGACTACCACGGCCATCAGCTGCAGGAACTCGACCTGGATGCGGTGCTGGCACGGCGGCCGGCACTGGTGCTGGTCGACGAACTGGCCCATCGCAATGCCCCCGGCAGCCGCCATGAGCGGCGCTGGCAGGATGTGATGGAACTGCTCGACGCCGGCATCGACGTCTGGACCACCATCAACATCCAGCACTTGGAAAGCCTCAACGATGTGGTGATGCGCATTACCGGCGTGCGCGTCAGCGAGACGGTGCCGGATGTGGTGTTCGACCGCCTGCACGACATCGTGCTGGTCGACCTGCCACCGCGCGAGCTGATCGAACGTCTGCAGCAAGGCAAGGTCTACGTCCCCGAACAGGCTGCGCAGGCGCTGCAGGCATTCTTCTCGCCGGCCAACCTCACCGCCCTGCGCGAACTGGCCATGCAGGAGGCCGCCGACCGCGTCGACAGCAGCCTGCGCGAAACCCGCGCCGCACGCGGCGAGAGCAACCTGCCCTTGCGGCGCCGGGTGGTGGTCGCCATCGATGGCAGCGGCCAGAGCGAATACCTGGTGCGGGTGGCGCGGCGCATCGCCGAGCGCCGCGATGCGCCGTGGACGGTGGTGACCGTGCAGCACCGACGCCACGACGAGGCGACCCGCCGCGAAATCGATGATGCCTTCGCGCTGGCCCGGCGGCTGGGCGGTGATGCCGAACTGCTGCACGGCCCGGGCATCGCCGACGCGCTGCTCGACTACGCCGCGCACAACGCGGTGTCTTCCCTGCTGCTGGGCCGCACCCGCGAACGACCGGTGGCGCGGCTGTTCAACCAGACCCTGACCCAGCAGCTGATCCAACGCGGCGCGCACTACGAAATCACCATCATCAGCACCCCGCAGGCACGCGCCAATTCGCGTCGCTTCGGGCTGTCGCTGGCACCGGACAGTTGGGGCAAGGACGCCACCACAGCGGTGGTGGCAACCGCGATTGCCTGCCTGGCCGCATGGCTGGGCGAGCGCTGGATAGGGCTGAGCGATCTGGCGATGGTATTCATCGTCGCGGTGGTGCTGGTCGCTGCGCGTACCCGCATGAGTGCGGCGGTGCTGGCGGCGACGCTGTGCTTCCTGGCCTACAACTTCTTCTTCATCGCGCCGCGTTTCACCTTCGCCATCAGTGCACGCCAAGGCGTGATCACGGTCTTCCTGTTCCTCGCCGCCGCATTGGTTGCCGGGCGGTTGGCATCGCGCCTGCGCATGCAGGTGGTGGCGCTGCGCGCGGCCAACCGTCACGCCAACGTGCGGCAGACGCTGGGCAGGCAGCTGGTCGGTGCCACCGACAACGCGCAGGTCGCACATGCCGGCCGTGTCGCCCTGGAGCAGGCGCTAGATGCACCGGCCTGGGTACGGCTGGGTGCCGATACCAGCACCAGCGGCAGTGCCGCGCCCGGCGACACCGATCTGGCGGCGGCCGATTGGGCGCTGCGCCATGGCCAGCCCGCCGGCCGCTTCACCGACACGCTGGCCGGCGCCGGCTGGTGGTTCCTGCCCTTGTTGGATGGCGAGGCGCGGGCGATAGGCGTGGCCGGCCTG from Stenotrophomonas nitritireducens includes these protein-coding regions:
- the kdpB gene encoding potassium-transporting ATPase subunit KdpB, giving the protein MNRSASPAATRRPALLDAAGLRRALIDAVRKLSPLHLLHNPVMAVVMAGTVLALIVTLSGNAPLGFGLAVTAILLVTVLFGNFAEAVAEARGRGQAASLRRARQDLVARRVATPLQGAAESRIPAAELSPGDYVIVSAGEFVPADGEIVRGLATINEAAVTGESAPVLREADTDRSGVIGGTKVLSDEIIVRVSAEPGHSFLDRMIALVEGANRQKTPNEIALTLLLAAMSLTFLVVVATLPAIAGFVGVSVDPLLLIALLVCLIPTTIGGLLPAIGIAGMNRALSANVLAKSGKAVEVAGDVDVLLLDKTGTITYGDRQATHFHPLAGIDAAQLREASLLSSLADPTPEGKSIVRLAREQACTTAEPEKAEYLGFTAQTRMSGVDLDNGRSIRKGAADAITAHVLALGGTVPNKLQARVDQVARGGATPLVVSEGRHVLGVVELADVVKHGMREKFAQLRAMGIRTVMITGDNPLTAAAIAAEAGVDDYIAQARPEDKLARIRAEQAGGRLVAMVGDGTNDAPALAQADIGLAMNSGTQAAKEAGNMVDLDSDPAKLLAVVEVGKQQLITRGALTTFSLANDVSKYFAILPALFAASIPSMAALNVMQLSSPRNAVLAALIFNALVIPALIPLALRGVRFRPATATALLRRNMLVYGLGGVLLPFAAIKAIDLLLALVFGA
- the kdpC gene encoding potassium-transporting ATPase subunit KdpC encodes the protein MNTSLTSSRRTGNPLWRPAIGLSLFGLFGSGLVYAVLATGISGSLFPAQADGSLIRDADGQVRGSLYLAQPFAGDGYFQTRPSAANYDPMAAAGSNMARSNPDLIKRVSEATAAVAAREKIDPAKVPGDLVTQSASGLDPELSPAAVQVQVARVASARGWPEARVQALVDAQLQDRQWGVFGQPRINVIALNRALDQATHAR
- a CDS encoding sensor histidine kinase, whose translation is MNDSRSRQADALAGALQRDAGGKLTVFLGAAPGVGKTYSMLTRAQEQLRRGVDVMAAVVETHGRSDTAALLDGLPRVALRTQDYHGHQLQELDLDAVLARRPALVLVDELAHRNAPGSRHERRWQDVMELLDAGIDVWTTINIQHLESLNDVVMRITGVRVSETVPDVVFDRLHDIVLVDLPPRELIERLQQGKVYVPEQAAQALQAFFSPANLTALRELAMQEAADRVDSSLRETRAARGESNLPLRRRVVVAIDGSGQSEYLVRVARRIAERRDAPWTVVTVQHRRHDEATRREIDDAFALARRLGGDAELLHGPGIADALLDYAAHNAVSSLLLGRTRERPVARLFNQTLTQQLIQRGAHYEITIISTPQARANSRRFGLSLAPDSWGKDATTAVVATAIACLAAWLGERWIGLSDLAMVFIVAVVLVAARTRMSAAVLAATLCFLAYNFFFIAPRFTFAISARQGVITVFLFLAAALVAGRLASRLRMQVVALRAANRHANVRQTLGRQLVGATDNAQVAHAGRVALEQALDAPAWVRLGADTSTSGSAAPGDTDLAAADWALRHGQPAGRFTDTLAGAGWWFLPLLDGEARAIGVAGLRFDHQHPRLAPEQRQLVQAMADDIAQAALRTRLVADLETAHLHNETERLRSALLSSVSHDLRSPLAAMIGSADSLSSYADAMDAGDRRALLDTIVVEGERLDRYIQNLLDMTRLGHDGLKLNRDWIGVDELIGSAARRLQRYQPEVRLQLDIPAALAPIWVHPALVEQAVFNVMENAAKFSPPGVPVEVRARQQGNELRIEVIDAGPGIPDAERSRIFDMFYSVERGDRGRQGTGLGLTICQGMIGAHGGSVEALPGRDGRGTLIRMTLPLLQPHPESPHDDG